In the Podospora bellae-mahoneyi strain CBS 112042 chromosome 4, whole genome shotgun sequence genome, one interval contains:
- a CDS encoding hypothetical protein (COG:S; BUSCO:EOG0926484N; EggNog:ENOG503NXAF) encodes MRPPTMRTTALQAYRKGVQSLTRPSTTSRLLPPSTTTRQASSTTTPPRPNPYIRKPISKPLTSKTLPQTPSPAPTAEEEPLIPEAPQTHDLDPSFNPPIHNPSASPPSQTFTTAISSPSRPFPPSDSGIDWSSSFHGLSTIAFSPETSSILMAPLDPIDVEMKPDGIIYLPEIKYRRILNRAFGPGAWGLAPRGELVVGEKVVTREYALVVHGRFVAQARGECQYFGEDNIPTAGEGCKSNALMRCCKDLGIASELWDPRFIREFKKKHCHEIWVEHVVNGKKRKVWTRKDGEPMYPYKVSKGGATTSSSSARRDDLGPVV; translated from the exons ATGCGACCACCCACAATgcgcaccaccgccctccaaGCCTACCGAAAAGGCGTCCAATCCCTCACCCgcccatcaaccacctcccgcctcctccccccatcaaccaccacccgacaagcctcctcaaccaccacccccccaagacCAAACCCCTACATCCGCAAACCCATCTCCAAACCCCTCACCTCCAAAACCCTCCcacaaacaccctcccccgctcccaCCGCCGAAGAAGAACCCCTCATTCCCGAagccccccaaacccacgacctcgacccctccttcaacccccctatccacaacccctccgcatcccccccctcccaaaccttcaccaccgccatctcttccccctcccgccccttccccccctccgacTCAGGAATCGActggtcctcctccttccacggcctcagcaccatcgccttctcccccgaaacctcctccatcctcatgGCCCCCCTCGACCCGATAGACGTCGAAATGAAGCCAGACGGGATAATCTACCTCCCCGAAATCAAATACCGCCGCATCCTCAACCGAGCCTTCGGTCCCGGCGCCTGGGGCCTCGCGCCCCGCGGCGAACTCGTGGTAGGCGAAAAGGTAGTAACGCGGGAATACGCCCTCGTCGTGCACGGCCG attcgTCGCCCAAGCCCGCGGAGAATGCCAATACTTTGGCGAAGACAACATCCCCACCGCCGGCGAGGGCTGCAAGTCCAACGCCCTCATGCGCTGCTGCAAAGACCTCGGCATCGCCTCGGAGCTCTGGGACCCGAGGTTCATCCGCGAGTTCAAAAAGAAGCACTGCCACGAGATCTGGGTCGAGCACGTCGTTAacggaaaaaaaagaaaagtctgGACGAGAAAGGACGGCGAGCCCATGTATCCTTACAAGGTCTCCAAGGGGGGTGCAACGACATCGAGTTCATCAGCAAGAAGGGATGATCTTGGGCCGGTGGTATAA
- a CDS encoding hypothetical protein (COG:U; EggNog:ENOG503P1AY) produces the protein MFDIFAKLLSSIASFLFPLFASYKALKTSDPAQLTPWLIYWVVLACALLVESWTEWFLCWIPFYAYLRFFFLLYLVLPQTQGARYIYEEYVHPRLEENETAIEELIASAHDRLKAAGVAYLKQAIEYLKTNILGFPPSPDAASSASASQPTQPQTPQSYTQSLLAKFTLPSARWGSTADATPPSHTASLGSDFYSFLASAVSAAASASAAPSTPTPQQQRPDSWSSIIPPSVRGAGASARMSFIQAQRERLNIVMSALDREEQAALHDNRPGSVSQDGSPGSASGLSKSRSEQDFEKLEAESGEEDEPRVHRRQVPERGTSTGGWMPWAWGQGGNTAGAGGKKEEQGRSSGFDGGQ, from the exons ATGTTTGACATATTTGCCAAGCTCCTCTC CTCTATAgcatccttcctcttcccgtTATTCGCCAGCTATAAAGCCCTCAAGACATCCGACCCAGCCCAACTTACACCATGGCTCATATACTGGGTTGTCCTCGCCTGCGCGCTCCTCGTTGAGTCCTGGACCGAGTGGTTTCTCTGCTG GATCCCCTTCTACGCCTACctccgcttcttcttcctcctctacctcgtcctcccccaaacccaaggCGCCCGGTACATCTACGAGGAATACGTCCATCCGAGACTCGAAGAAAACGAAACCGCCATCGAGGAACTGATCGCCTCGGCCCACGACCGTCTCAAAGCAGCAGGTGTCGCCTACCTCAAGCAAGCGATTGAATACCTCAAAACCAACATCCTCggcttccccccttcccccgaCGCTGCCTCCTCCGCTTCCGCCTCTCAACCTACCCAACCTCAAACTCCGCAGTCATACACCCAATCCCTCCTCGCGAaattcaccctcccctccgcccgcTGGGGCAGCACAGCAGACgcaacacccccttctcacACCGCCAGCCTCGGCTCGGATTTTTACTCTTTCCTCGCCTCGGCCGTGTCCGCTGCTGCCTCGgcctctgctgctccctcaaccccgacaccgcagcaacagcgacCAGACTCATGGTCAAGCATCATCCCCCCTTCTGTCCGTGGAGCGGGCGCCTCAGCTCGCATGTCGTTTATTCAAGCTCAGCGAGAGAGACTCAACATTGTCATGTCGGCGCTTGACCGGGAGGAACAGGCAGCTTTGCATGATAACCGGCCGGGGTCGGTGTCGCAGGATGGGTCCCCCGGGTCGGCCAGCGGTTTGTCCAAGAGCCGGTCAGAGCAGGATTTTGAAAAGCTAGAGGCCGagagtggggaggaggatgagccgaGGGTCCACAGGAGGCAGGTGCCGGAGAGGGGTACTTCGACGGGGGGTTGGATGCCGTGGGCTTGGGGACAGGGGGGAAATactgccggtgctggtgggaagaaggaggagcaggggAGGAGCTcggggtttgatgggggaCAATAG